Proteins from one Candida orthopsilosis Co 90-125, chromosome 2 draft sequence genomic window:
- a CDS encoding membrane-localized protein yields MPYTIGERRIKVSPDLAEEDQILLLQNSKIFKYCLNNAVLKYLINLKTVVHLYSDVLTIYSTLLKKIPQYEDITNMTNDCKNNILQLESDFNDIFGKDTLQESDFDNDGVNSSTSINFRQIEFQSYEQNIRPSVKLILQSTLSTFEFVNKTLHCIEVFFTSFSNLKKLLVPFLKLQTSSILRSLRSAEELFQKSLIVDNIPHSFDPLVWQQLMDIERITSNIERESVTLNTAFCTFEASLVHYTNLLLGKAILKRTIEERDCYLIRRREVCYQASEHVVSIPLTEEKTSNDNPMMSFGTALTYIVMFLVGLVALVLYRLIRVITGS; encoded by the coding sequence ATGCCATACACCATAGGTGAACGAAGAATAAAAGTGTCTCCAGACTTGGCTGAGGAAGACCAGATTTTGCTTCTTCAGAACTCAAAGATTTTCAAGTATTGCTTAAATAATGCCGTTCTCAAGTatctcatcaatttgaaaaccGTTGTGCATTTGTATTCTGATGTATTAACGATATATTCAACGTTGCTCAAAAAGATTCCTCAGTATGAAGACATAACGAACATGACCAATGATTGCAAGAATAATATTCTACAGTTGGAAAGCGATTTCAACGACATATTTGGTAAGGATACCTTACAAGAGTcagattttgataatgacGGTGTTAATTCATCAACGTCGATAAACTTTAGACAAATCGAGTTTCAATCATACGAACAGAATATAAGGCCATCTGTAAAATTAATTTTACAATCAACTTTGTCGACATTCGAGTTCGTCAATAAAACGCTTCACTGCATCGAAGTCTTTTTCACGTCGTTCAGTAATttaaagaagttgttggttccatttttgaagttgCAAACAAGTTCAATACTACGGTCACTTAGGTCTGCCGAAGAGTTATTTCAAAAGTCCTTGATTGTCGACAATATACCACATAGTTTTGACCCTCTTGTATGGCAGCAGTTGATGGATATTGAGAGGATAACTAGCAATATTGAGCGAGAATCTGTGACACTAAATACAGCATTCTGCACATTCGAAGCTTCCCTAGTTCACTATACAAATTTACTATTAGGAAAAGCTATCCTTAAACGTACCATTGAAGAGAGAGACTGCTATTTAatcagaagaagagagGTTTGCTACCAGGCCTCAGAGCATGTGGTTAGTATTCCACTCACAGAGGAGAAGACATCCAACGATAATCCCATGATGTCCTTTGGAACAGCCTTGACTTATATTGTGATGTTTTTGGTCGGTTTAGTTGCCTTAGTTTTATATAGATTAATCAGAGTCATAACAGGAAGCTAG
- a CDS encoding Mbp1 component of the MBF transcription complex (involved in G1/S cell-cycle progression), producing MSDNTQIYSATYSNVPVFEYVTSEGPIMRRKGDSWINATHILKIAKLPKAKRTRILEKDVQTGIHEKVQGGYGKYQGTYVPLKLGEVIARNYDVYDTLKPIFDFEYIEGKTETPPPAPKHNHASALNIAKRQASLQKKDLQAKQPKQPKIKRSGDEPRKRGRPKGSTLSSTPSLQHSDTVPLGSAGGEYSRDNSFAGPIPRMSRQNTEQDALQMMASNMNLRQEDLAPVDTDEDEDDHYGKNGGAALKRSKKNNGISMHNGDFDTNTDLLTSKELFGVSRNTFEKNAHNFSGPQANLITPYHQPSINLSQDNQIYSEYFANFVSFFLDDEGNKGALNSPPESVLPEKLLNPPQPVSKIHINHPIDNEGNTIFHWLCSLGYLTLIKFLIDKFGKEIRLDIRNNNGETPLMFMVKFSNCFSSNTFEEVLSILFESLILVDSSGKTVLHHIVEYKKEKVAAYYLDILLKSLVHEGGNPSDDKDNITDERFELSTKFINHQDSDGNTAFHIAAYNLSKRLIKVFIDCHKFINFSLRNLVTCTVEDYLASHNYVLRLDIGTDGEDTSNVENAELVSNPRQDMIEEADSLGQSFDAQLYNSKLAINLYNNTANLLTEKMAELSYIINQELKEKDDIVLGYFKTLSKVNEIKLSTQRAILAIFKLEHLIDDLDEGPKKEKSDPSSQESNILENNYDNFQVNFKRDQIVQEEIHRLVNDLTYQLLHKQEDLSRVLQKFKNFKEFSIKRQLEKASPEEVSDSSGNPFELANLLQIEILKKKHSVNQIVDYTKSVPTLADRTDPSKPIIEQYASNPENKLIKYCKLISLSCGMRFDEIESNIDLIEQSLLKNR from the coding sequence ATGTCAGATAATACACAAATATATTCAGCGACATATTCAAACGTTCCAGTGTTTGAGTACGTGACGTCAGAAGGTCCCATAATGCGACGTAAGGGGGACTCTTGGATTAATGCCACgcatattttgaaaatcgCAAAGTTGCCAAAGgcaaaaagaacaagaataCTTGAGAAAGATGTACAGACGGGAATACACGAAAAAGTCCAGGGCGGCTACGGAAAATACCAAGGAACTTATGTACCCTTAAAATTGGGTGAGGTGATTGCCCGTAATTATGATGTTTATGACACTTTAAAGCcgatttttgattttgaatacATCGAGGGTAAAACGGAAACACCACCACCTGCTCCCAAGCACAATCACGCGAGCGCATTAAATATAGCAAAACGACAAGCATCACTACAGAAGAAGGACTTGCAGGCAAAACAACCGAAACAGcccaaaatcaaaagatcGGGAGACGAGCCGAGAAAACGTGGCAGGCCCAAAGGATCGACATTAAGTTCGACTCCAAGCCTACAGCACTCAGACACTGTACCCTTGGGAAGTGCAGGAGGTGAATACAGCAGAGACAATTCGTTTGCCGGTCCCATTCCTAGAATGTCACGACAAAACACTGAGCAGGATGCCTTACAGATGATGGCATCAAATATGAATTTAAGACAAGAAGACTTGGCACCAGTGGACACCGATGAAGACGAAGATGACCATTATGGGAAGAATGGTGGTGCAGCGTTGAAAAGAAGCAAGAAGAATAATGGAATTTCGATGCACAATGGTGATTTCGATACCAACACAGACTTGTTAACCAGCAAAGAGTTGTTTGGTGTTTCGCGAAATAcctttgaaaaaaatgCACATAATTTTAGTGGCCCGCAGGCAAATTTGATTACCCCCTATCATCAACCCAGTATCAATCTCTCACAAGACAATCAAATCTATTCAGAATACTTTGCCAATTTCGTGTCATTCTTTTTGGACGATGAAGGGAATAAAGGCGCGTTGAATTCACCTCCAGAGAGCGTGTTGCCTGAAAAGCTCTTGAATCCACCTCAACCTGTATCCAAAATTCATATCAACCACCCAATTGATAACGAGGGAAATACCATTTTCCATTGGCTTTGTTCATTGGGATATTTGACGCTtataaagtttttgattgaCAAGTTTGGTAAAGAGATTAGGCTTGACATACGAAATAACAATGGAGAGACACCCTTGATGTTTATGGTGAAATTTAGCAACTGTTTCAGCTCAAATACCTTTGAGGAAGTTTTGAGTATACTTTTTGAATCCCTAATACTTGTTGACTCTAGTGGAAAGACTGTATTACATCACATAGTGGAGTATAAGAAGGAAAAGGTAGCTGCATATTACTTAgacattttgttgaaaagtcTAGTGCATGAAGGAGGCAATCCCAGTGATGATAAAGACAATATCACAGATGAGCGATTTGAATTAAGTacaaaattcatcaaccatCAGGACTCAGATGGAAATACTGCATTTCACATAGCTGCGTACAATTTAAGTAAAAGGTTGATAAAGGTGTTTATTGATTGTCACAAGTTTATCAACTTCAGTTTGAGGAATCTAGTCACATGCACTGTGGAGGATTACTTGGCGTCCCATAATTATGTACTTCGTCTTGACATTGGCACAGACGGAGAGGATACTTCAAATGTCGAGAATGCAGAGCTTGTAAGTAACCCCAGGCAGGATATGATAGAAGAGGCAGACTCACTTGGACAATCATTCGATGCACAACTTTACAACTCGAAATTGGCGATCAATTTATACAACAACACTGCCAACCTACTAACGGAGAAAATGGCTGAATTGTCGTAcattatcaatcaagaattgaaggaaaaagaCGACATTGTACTAGGCTATTTTAAGACATTGAGTAAGGTAAACgaaatcaaattatcaacacaACGAGCTATATTagcaattttcaaattggaacatttgattgatgatttggatgagGGTCCAAAAAAGGAGAAGCTGGACCCATCAAGTCAGGAGTCCAACATTCTTGAAAACAACTACGACAACTTCCAAGTGAATTTCAAGAGAGATCAAATTGTGCAAGAAGAGATACATCGTTTGGTGAATGATTTAACatatcaattgttgcacAAACAAGAAGACTTGAGTAGGGTATTgcaaaagtttaaaaatttcaaagagtTTCTGATCAAAAGACAGTTGGAGAAAGCATCTCCCGAGGAGGTAAGTGACTCGTCTGGGAATCCGTTTGAACTTGCAAACCTTCTTCAGATtgagatattgaaaaagaaacatcTGGTGAATCAAATTGTAGATTATACAAAAAGCGTTCCCACCTTGGCCGACCGTACAGACCCTTCAAAACCGATCATTGAACAGTATGCTTCAAATCCtgaaaacaagttgatcaaatacTGCAAACTTATCTCTTTGAGTTGTGGAATGAGATTTGACGAAATTGAGAGCAATATTGACTTGATTGAGCAAAGCTTATTGAAGAATAGGTAA
- a CDS encoding Mbp1 component of the MBF transcription complex, whose protein sequence is MFSVWRLSNKLRQLVVRLLSFIRNLYYSSIGSKLTRLLVFFGFISWIIYTTYDYYFNPLKTFRLYPQVCNSVLISNWGSADSTQNTAQDSFPLSSQFLTSNEFSPLSLKTFTDSHPLIVGKPEDHTFEEGFMCSELEYEDTFEVTKQSYLDSDFEYFMSKFKQVKEFAKLLEKAKAKFRPVIPEHKQWFRFGGSSVWLSHFKVHYMVSRVLYSPQGIANKAYVSFLYVQLFDQDWKELPKGTNLTIPFEKLTSINWMNLDGSMTPIQGDAQVGYKRVEFPQILPIPIDYSMKTENEKYYYGPEDPRIILRENPLGFEEPLIVFNMKELKIIKRIMFLYLPFSNKLNMLKKRTDKYAKIEKNWTPFISPNQKSQNKLNFIYSIVPLEVLVCEIDTAVCDFLQKPKKKKKNYVGALRGGTQLVPLPLDKFPPGVRDSLHIPANRNVFLGWARAHLNKCGCGESMYRPNMMILIEDHNEETDKYYYKLGDVSEYLDFGAYVPPWVSPKIDPKSGQLIEARPLPCEGRNVLIPNSIAYWDIESVTRDGKIHKNIDQLTSLDSVSINDYMGVTLSAADQDVSIIHLRGLLNYIIKLPSLFDESTVVHNRDEFNIRGSDWNYKCAMKASKEYCKQVALKNGILEEEEGDPYSG, encoded by the coding sequence ATGTTCTCAGTTTGGAGACTACTGAACAAATTGCGACAACTTGTCGTACGACTACTTTCATTCATTAGAAATTTGTATTATAGCAGCATAGGGAGTAAACTTACGAGGTTGCTAGTATTCTTTGGATTTATTTCATGGATTATTTATACCACTTACGACTACTATTTCAATCCACTAAAGACATTTCGATTATATCCACAGGTTTGTAACTCCGTGTTGATTTCTAATTGGGGATCTGCTGATTCCACGCAAAATACAGCACAGGATTCATTTCCTTTATCTAGTCAGTTCCTAACTAGCAATGAGTTTAGTCCATTATCGCTTAAGACTTTTACCGATTCACACCCTTTAATTGTTGGTAAGCCAGAAGATCATACCTTCGAAGAAGGGTTCATGTGTTCTGAATTAGAATATGAGGATACATTCGAAGTTACTAAACAATCATACCTCGATTCAGATTTCGAATACTTTATgtccaaattcaaacaagtAAAAGAGTTTGCgaaattattggaaaaggCAAAAGCCAAATTCAGGCCAGTGATACCGGAGCATAAACAGTGGTTCAGGTTTGGTGGCTCAAGCGTTTGGCTATCTCACTTCAAAGTCCATTACATGGTCAGCCGAGTATTGTACTCGCCTCAGGGTATCGCAAATAAAGCATatgtttcatttttgtatGTGCAGCTATTTGACCAAGATTGGAAGGAATTACCAAAGGGAACTAATTTGACTATcccatttgaaaaactaaCATCTAtcaattggatgaatttggATGGATCGATGACCCCGATTCAAGGTGATGCTCAAGTGGGCTATAAAAGGGTAGAATTTCCCCAAATATTACCCATCCCTATTGATTATTCTATGAAGACTGAAAATGAGAAATACTATTACGGTCCAGAAGATCCACGAATTATATTGAGGGAGAATCCATTGGGATTTGAAGAACCACTAATTGTATTCAATATGAAAGAGTTAAAGATAATCAAGCGTATCATGTTTTTATATCTACCTTTTTCCAATAAATTAAatatgttgaagaaaagaacTGACAAATACGccaagattgaaaagaacTGGACTCCATTCATCAGcccaaatcaaaaatcgCAGAATAAActcaattttatttattcaatagTACCTTTGGAAGTCTTGGTTTGTGAGATTGACACAGCCGTTTGtgattttcttcaaaagcccaaaaagaagaaaaaaaattacgTGGGGGCGTTACGAGGAGGTACCCAATTGGTTCCGCTACCATTAGATAAATTTCCTCCTGGTGTACGCGACCTGCTTCATATTCCTGCCAACCGAAACGTGTTTTTAGGATGGGCTAGAGCTCATCTCAACAAATGTGGTTGCGGTGAATCAATGTATAGACCAAACATGATGATATTAATTGAGGATCACAATGAAGAAACAGACAAGTATTATTATAAATTAGGTGATGTCTCGGAGTATTTGGATTTTGGAGCTTATGTTCCACCATGGGTGTCTCCTAAAATTGACCCTAAACTGGGCCAATTAATTGAAGCTCGGCCACTACCATGCGAAGGAAGGAATGTGCTTATCCCAAATTCCATCGCTTATTGGGATATAGAAAGTGTAACAAGAGATGGTAAGATTCATAAGaacattgatcaattgacatCACTAGATTCGGTTTCAATAAATGATTATATGGGCGTAACCTTATCCGCTGCTGATCAAGATGTCTCGATTATTCATTTACGTGGGTTATTGAATTACATTATCAAATTACCTAGcttgtttgatgaatctACCGTGGTTCACAATCGTGACGAGTTCAACATTCGAGGATCGGATTGGAACTACAAATGTGCAATGAAAGCAAGTAAGGAGTACTGTAAACAAGTTGCATTGAAGAATGGTATacttgaagaagaagaaggggACCCTTATTCGGGTTGA
- a CDS encoding spermidine export pump, translated as MPDKEKTSLEVNQRDLIASSTNSTENSFGEPAVYYPNQNELNATNEKKSRSGSIASISKKSLDQVRKSLHGNQSYSNTGEDHNQYSVHQIYGDLDSDEIELQRIATRRSVLGEIEQKIVDEVDDEELNEKGLDDGVIEDQVLPIAQHGEDFIKIDPELITWNGADDPEDPRNWSASLKIFLLAFVSLYALVAPMSSSILSPAMSEISVAFGITSEVVQAMVVSIQILAWAFGPLIIAPLSEYDNIGRKLVLDVSCWMSLFFNLGCAFSQNTAQMMVCRFIGGLFGCVPMNVCAGVISDLFDANSRNAALAGYSLVPLLGPVIAPLIAGFIVDHIQWRWCFYVLCMFNGAVAIAATLFFKETYAPTLLKRKAQRLRKSTGNSSLHTIYEITNEGETTFGRLWLCIVRPVNLLLTHPMVIGLGSFMAFTYGFMYLLIVTFPQIFEKQYGFSKSVTGLMYLPMGCGFVLGVVFWTFMVGRVYKKLTIANGGVSKPEFRLPCLIACAVFIPVGLIWFGWSAQKELHWIMPGIGSAIFAFGLVCVFQTIQNYLIDMNVRFAASSVAAAALFRSLFGYTFPLFARKMYSALGYGWANTMCAFIGILLGVPFPIFCYLYGEKLRESFNKKFEIKQQQRDQKNLERLRRKNGDDSCMV; from the coding sequence ATGCCtgataaagaaaagacTTCATTGGAAGTTAATCAACGTGATTTAAtagcttcttcaacaaataGCACGGAAAATTCATTCGGTGAACCAGCCGTTTACTACCCAAACCAAAATGAACTAAATGCCACTAACGAGAAGAAATCCCGATCAGGAAGTATAGCTTCGATATCAAAAAAGTCCCTAGATCAAGTACGAAAAAGTTTACATGGTAACCAATCGTATAGTAACACAGGAGAAGACCACAACCAGTACTCAGTACATCAAATCTATGGTGATTTGGATAGCGATGAAATCGAACTTCAACGAATAGCAACCAGGAGGAGTGTCTTGGGTGagattgaacaaaaaattgttgatgaagttgacgatgaagagttgaatgaaaaagGGTTAGATGATGGAGTGATTGAGGATCAAGTTCTACCTATTGCTCAACATGGAGAagatttcatcaagattGATCCGGAATTAATTACCTGGAACGGGGCTGATGATCCAGAAGATCCTAGAAATTGGTCTGCTTcgttgaaaattttccttttggCATTTGTTTCCTTGTATGCTTTAGTTGCACCAATGTCATCTAGTATATTGTCACCGGCAATGAGTGAGATTAGCGTGGCGTTTGGCATAACTTCTGAAGTTGTTCAAGCAATGGTTGTTTCAATACAGATATTAGCATGGGCTTTTGGACCTCTAATTATTGCTCCATTATCTGAATATGACAACATTGGTAGGAAATTAGTATTGGATGTATCGTGTTGGATGTCgttgtttttcaacttgGGTTGTGCATTTTCCCAAAATACGGCACAAATGATGGTTTGTCGATTCATTGGCGGATTATTTGGCTGTGTCCCAATGAATGTGTGTGCTGGAGTAATCTCCGACTTGTTCGATGCCAATCTGAGAAATGCTGCATTGGCTGGATATTCTTTAGTTCCATTATTGGGACCAGTCATTGCGCCATTGATTGCTGGATTTATTGTTGATCACATACAATGGAGATGGTGCTTTTACGTCTTGTGTATGTTTAATGGTGCTGTGGCAATTGCAGCcactttgtttttcaaagagACTTATGCAccaacattgttgaaacgTAAAGCACAAAGATTGAGAAAGAGCACTGGTAACTCTAGTTTACACACAATTTATGAAATAACCAACGAGGGAGAAACAACATTTGGCAGATTATGGTTATGCATTGTTCGTCCTGTCAATTTACTCCTAACTCATCCGATGGTTATTGGATTAGGATCCTTTATGGCATTCACTTATGGATTCATGTACCTTTTAATTGTGACGTTTCCACAgatctttgaaaaacaatacGGGTTCAGTAAAAGTGTTACTGGATTAATGTATCTTCCCATGGGTTGTGGATTTGTATTAGGAGTGGTTTTTTGGACATTTATGGTTGGAAGAGTGTacaaaaaattgacaattgcCAATGGTGGAGTATCCAAACCTGAATTTAGATTACCTTGTTTAATTGCCTGTGCTGTGTTTATACCAGTAGGGCTAATATGGTTTGGTTGGTCAGCACAAAAGGAATTACATTGGATTATGCCTGGAATTGGATCAGcaatttttgcatttgGATTGGTTTGTGTTTTCCAAActattcaaaattatttaaTTGATATGAATGTTCGATTTGCTGCTAGTTCAGTTGCAGCAGCTGCATTGTTTAGAAGTTTGTTTGGATACACATTCCCATTATTTGCTAGAAAAATGTATAGCGCATTGGGATATGGTTGGGCAAATACAATGTGTGCATTTATTGGTATCTTATTGGGAGTACCATTTCCAATCTTTTGCTACTTGTATGGTGAGAAATTGAGAGAGTCATTTAATaagaagtttgaaattaaacaacaacagagagatcaaaagaatttggAGAGGttgagaagaaaaaatggtgatgataGTTGTATGGTTTGA
- a CDS encoding Nde1 NADH dehydrogenase produces the protein MFRGITNRRFFSTSFRSLNKIKPPKATKASSSSIPPRNVEVLQASVLGKVLKYTLGAAVLGVVGGAGVVAYKIYEESKPAKQQKQTPFFPDGQKKKTLVILGSGWGSVPLLKNLDTTLYNVVIVSPRNYFLFTPLLPSVPTGTVELRSIIEPVRSITRRCPGEVVYLEAEATGIDPAKNQLYLKQSTTVHSGHSGKDTSSSKSTVAEYTGVEEISTTLNYDYLVVGVGAQPSTFGIPGVAEHSTFLKEVSDASTIRRRLMDVIEAANILPKSDPERKRLLQIVVCGGGPTGVEAAGEIQDYIDQDLHKWVPELEGELKVTLVEALPNVLNSFNKKLIDYTKEVFKDTNINLMTNTMIKKVGDKVLTASQKQPDGSTKTVEIPYGVLIWATGNAARGFTRDLMSKIDEQKNAKRGLLVDEYLKVDGTSNIFALGDCTFTKYPPTAQVAFQEGEYLAKYFEKLHQVENLQYQIEHPTPKQNVETLGKKLARAEKNLPKFQYNYQGSLAYIGSEKAVADLVWGDWSNITSGGNFTFLFWRSAYIYMCLSVKNQCLVILDWMKVSLFGRDCSKE, from the coding sequence ATGTTCAGAGGAATCACCAATAGGAGGTTCTTTTCCACTTCGTTCAGatcattgaacaaaatcaaaccacCGAAAGCAACTAAAgcctcttcttcctcaatTCCACCACGTAATGTTGAAGTTTTGCAAGCTTCAGTTTTAGGAAAAGTGCTCAAATACACCTTGGGAGCAGCTGTGCTTGGTGTTGTAGGTGGTGCTGGTGTTGTTGCTTACAAGATCTATGAAGAATCCAAACCAGctaaacaacaaaaacaaacaccATTCTTCCCCGATGgacaaaagaaaaagactTTGGTTATTTTGGGTTCTGGCTGGGGGTCAGTTCctttgttgaaaaacttgGATACCACTTTATATAATGTCGTTATTGTTTCACCAAGAAATtactttttgtttactCCTTTGTTGCCCAGTGTTCCTACCGGTACTGTTGAATTGAGATCGATTATTGAACCTGTTAGATCCATTACTAGAAGATGTCCCGGTGAAGTCGTCTATTTAGAAGCTGAGGCTACTGGAATTGATCCAGCAAAGAATCAACTCtatttgaaacaaagtACAACTGTCCATTCAGGTCATTCGGGTAAAGATACTTCATCTTCCAAGTCTACGGTTGCCGAATATACCggtgttgaagaaatttcaACTACTTTGAATTATGATTACttggttgttggtgttggtgcTCAACCTTCCACCTTTGGTATTCCTGGAGTTGCTGAACATTCAACATTCTTGAAAGAAGTTAGTGatgcatcaacaatcagaagaagattgaTGGATGTTATTGAAGCCGCCAATATTTTACCCAAGAGTGACCCTGAACGTAAAAGATTGTTacaaattgttgtttgtgGAGGTGGTCCAACAGGTGTTGAGGCTGCTGGTGAAATTCAAGATTacattgatcaagattTACATAAATGGGTTCCTGAGTTAGAAGGTGAATTGAAAGTCACCTTAGTCGAAGCTTTGCCAAATGTATTGAACAGTTTtaacaagaaattgattgattacACTAAAGAAGTATTCAAAGACACCAACATTAATTTAATGACAAATACCATGATTAAGAAAGTTGGAGACAAGGTTCTTACTGCTTCACAAAAACAACCCGATGGATCAACAAAAACTGTTGAAATTCCATATGGTGTATTGATTTGGGCTACTGGTAATGCAGCTAGAGGTTTTACTCGTGATTTAATGTCGaaaattgatgaacaaaagaacGCCAAACGTGGATTATTAGTTGACGAATACTTGAAAGTTGATGGTACATCAAATATCTTTGCCTTGGGGGATTGTACCTTCACCAAATACCCACCAACAGCACAAGTTGCATTCCAAGAAGGTGAATACTTGGCCAAgtactttgaaaaattgcaTCAAGTAgaaaatcttcaatatcaaattgaacatccaacaccaaaacaaaatgttgaaacttTGGGTAAAAAATTAGCTAGAGCTGAAAAGAACTTACCTAAATTCCAATACAACTATCAAGGTTCATTAGCTTATATTGGATCTGAAAAGGCAGTTGCAGATTTGGTTTGGGGTGATTGGTCAAACATCACTAGTGGTGGTAATTTCactttcttgttttggAGATCAGCTTACATCTACATGTGTCTTTCAGTAAAGAACCAATGTCTTGTTATTTTGGATTGGATGAAAGTTTCTTTGTTTGGAAGAGATTGCTCAAAGGAATAG